The Rheinheimera mangrovi genome contains the following window.
CTATTTCGCCTTTTGTTGCTGGCTGGAACCGTATGGTATTGGTGTTGCCCGCTTATATAGAAGATATGTCAGAGCCGCAGCGCCAGTTATTGATCGATCACGAACTGGTGCATCTGCAACGACGCGACCCACAACAGCTGTTACTGCTTCGTATTCTGGTGGCGTTATGCTGGTTTAACCCTGTATTACGGCTGATTGAACAGGCCTTTATTCGCAGTATGGAATTGGCGGTGGACAAAACTGTACTGCAAAAGCAGCCAGAACAAGCGCTGTTGTATGGTCAAACCTTGCTTTGCAGTTTAAAGCAAAGTCAGGCAGAGCAGATGCCGGCGCTGATGCCAGGTTTTATTCAAAGCAATGCCAGCCAAAGCTTTTATCAGCAACGTTTACAGCAGTTATTTCAACCAGCGCCTGTGTTGTCCTTCTGGCAAAAATGGCGCGCTACCACGCTGTTGTCTGGTACAGCTTTATTGCTGAATGTGGGTTGCGCTCAGCTTAGCTTCAGCTCGCCGCCACAAGAATGGGTATTGCCGGTTGGCAAAGTGCCTATCAACTCTTTTTATGGTGAAAAACACCCGTTTCGTAAAAACCGTCCGCATCAGGGGCTGGATTTTGGTGCCAAAAGGGGCGCAACAGTCAAAGCCGCACAAAAAGGCAAAGTACTGATAGCAGACGCCAAAAGCCTGAATGACAGGTATGGCAAAGCTGTGTTGATTGACCATGGCCATGGTTATCAAACCCTGTACGCCCATCTGGATGATTTTTATATCGAAGCAGGCCAGACAGTAGAACCAGGTCAGCCTATAGGCAAAGTGGGATCAACAGGCCGGGTAACGGGACCACATTTACATTTTGAAATGCTGGTCGACGGCAAGCAGCAAGATCCAACTCCTTATTTAAAGTTGTAAAGGCAACCTGATGAAATTATTTATAAAAACCACCTTACGTAGCCTCTTGCTCTGCGCTTTTTCAACCTCAGCGCAGTTTCAGCAAACCGAACTGCTGCAAGGGCTGGATTTGCAGTTTAGGGTGCAGCTAAACAAAGCCAAAGTGCCTGGTGGTGCTTATGCCGTAGTGCGGGGTAACCAGATTATAGCCACCGGCAGTTATGGGGTGCGGGCTATGGGCAAACCGGAAAAAATCGATGCCAACACCGTATTCCGGCTGGCTTCGGTATCCAAAACCTTTACCGGTGGCATCAGCGTATTGGCTGCTCAGCAAGGCAAAGTGAATTTAGACTTGCCACTGATTAACTATGTGCCTGAATTTAAATTAAAAACAGCTACCGCCACCAAGCAAATTAAAGTGGATCAGGTATTAAGCCAAAGCACAGGCTTGATGCCGCATGCATATGAAAACCTGCTGGAAGCTAAACAAACTCCAGAGCAAATTTTACCTAAATTTCAGCAGCTGGCACCTGGCTGTAAACCCGGTACTTGCTACAGCTATCAGAATATTGTGTTTGCTTTGCTGGATCAGGTATTAAGCCGTGGCACTGGCAAAACTTACGAAGAATTGCTGCCGGAACGTATTTTTAAACCTCTGCAGATGAGCACGGCCTCTGTCGGTTATGCGCCTTTTTTAGCCACTGAAAACAAAGCCATGCCGCATAAAAGGGGCGGCAAAGGCTGGCGTCCGGTCAAAATAGACCCGAACTTTTATTGGGTCAATCCAGCAGCTGGTGTTAATGCCAGCGTCAATGATATGGCTAAATACCTGATTGCCATGCTGGGCCATAAACCCAGTGTATTCAGCGCTGAAGCCTTGGCGCA
Protein-coding sequences here:
- a CDS encoding M23/M56 family metallopeptidase; translated protein: MAEQLLLSLLLCSLWSGLLWFATQPLLKKFSALQHWPALYWCLLALSFLPLLPMPELYQHWTVPSVLLLDTVSSVQALTAQPLHPSLLEPPADTAFYWRLALALIAIISLLSLWRLVKQWQQVQRLIQLSEPLDKASLLNTTQLELLPSQFEIRQTQAAISPFVAGWNRMVLVLPAYIEDMSEPQRQLLIDHELVHLQRRDPQQLLLLRILVALCWFNPVLRLIEQAFIRSMELAVDKTVLQKQPEQALLYGQTLLCSLKQSQAEQMPALMPGFIQSNASQSFYQQRLQQLFQPAPVLSFWQKWRATTLLSGTALLLNVGCAQLSFSSPPQEWVLPVGKVPINSFYGEKHPFRKNRPHQGLDFGAKRGATVKAAQKGKVLIADAKSLNDRYGKAVLIDHGHGYQTLYAHLDDFYIEAGQTVEPGQPIGKVGSTGRVTGPHLHFEMLVDGKQQDPTPYLKL
- a CDS encoding serine hydrolase domain-containing protein, translated to MKLFIKTTLRSLLLCAFSTSAQFQQTELLQGLDLQFRVQLNKAKVPGGAYAVVRGNQIIATGSYGVRAMGKPEKIDANTVFRLASVSKTFTGGISVLAAQQGKVNLDLPLINYVPEFKLKTATATKQIKVDQVLSQSTGLMPHAYENLLEAKQTPEQILPKFQQLAPGCKPGTCYSYQNIVFALLDQVLSRGTGKTYEELLPERIFKPLQMSTASVGYAPFLATENKAMPHKRGGKGWRPVKIDPNFYWVNPAAGVNASVNDMAKYLIAMLGHKPSVFSAEALAQLQQPMVRLRGKSRWPVWQQFKQVSNWYGRGWRVIQYDENKLFYHGGVVDGFRPYIAYSPQQDIGLVLLTNAEADITGDLAKWFWQQVLSS